Proteins encoded within one genomic window of Dyadobacter chenhuakuii:
- the nadB gene encoding L-aspartate oxidase, which translates to MPQFDFLIIGSGIAGLSYAAKLARHFDELQQEISIAVITKVQADETNTKYAQGGIAVVWAESDSFEKHIQDTMDAGDEVNKRNIVEIVVREAPQRIQELIDYGTRFDREKGGEYDLAKEGGHSDHRILHFKDITGAEIERALLEEVNRHKSIQVFTHYYAVELITQHHLGETVYRYREDIQCYGAYVLNRQTGEVEKFVAKTTMLATGGIGNIYQSTTNPTIATGDGIAMAYRAKGLCDNMEFIQFHPTSFYQPGQKPSFLISEAVRGFGGILKRADGSTFMELYDDRLSLAPRDIVARAIDSEMKKNGVDHVYLDVRHLDYEKFLEHFPNITEYCLKSGIDVRKDMIPVVPAQHYMCGGIKVNEWGKTNINFLYAVGECSCTGLHGSNRLASNSLLEAVVFGHRAYESTVDSFNDAVTPDNIPEWDDTGTTHPEEQVLVTEMTRELNSIMSNYVGIVRTNRRMKRAYDRLELLHEEHEQLYRESKVSVAICELRNMISVSYLIIKMAMARRENIGLHYNSDHVK; encoded by the coding sequence ATGCCCCAATTCGATTTCCTGATTATCGGTTCCGGGATTGCCGGATTAAGTTATGCAGCCAAGCTGGCGAGACATTTTGACGAATTACAACAGGAAATTTCCATTGCGGTCATTACCAAAGTCCAGGCAGATGAAACCAACACCAAATACGCGCAAGGTGGAATTGCGGTGGTTTGGGCCGAATCGGATTCGTTCGAAAAGCACATTCAGGACACCATGGATGCGGGCGATGAGGTTAACAAGCGTAACATTGTCGAAATTGTAGTGCGCGAAGCGCCCCAGCGCATACAGGAACTGATCGATTACGGAACACGATTTGACAGAGAAAAGGGCGGGGAATACGATTTAGCCAAAGAAGGCGGACATTCGGACCACCGGATCCTGCATTTCAAAGACATTACCGGCGCGGAGATCGAGCGCGCGTTACTGGAAGAGGTAAACAGGCACAAGAGCATTCAGGTTTTTACACATTACTATGCCGTAGAGCTCATTACGCAGCATCATTTGGGTGAAACCGTTTATCGTTACCGGGAAGATATCCAGTGTTACGGCGCTTACGTGCTGAACCGCCAGACCGGCGAAGTGGAGAAATTTGTGGCTAAAACAACCATGTTAGCCACGGGAGGAATCGGCAACATTTATCAAAGCACAACCAATCCTACCATTGCAACCGGCGACGGCATTGCCATGGCTTATCGCGCCAAAGGCCTGTGCGACAATATGGAGTTTATCCAGTTTCATCCCACCAGTTTTTATCAGCCAGGGCAAAAACCCTCTTTTCTGATATCGGAAGCGGTGAGAGGATTTGGAGGGATTTTAAAACGCGCGGATGGCAGCACTTTCATGGAGCTTTACGACGACCGGCTTTCGCTCGCCCCGCGCGACATTGTAGCCAGGGCCATCGACTCCGAAATGAAAAAGAATGGTGTCGATCATGTGTATCTGGATGTGCGCCACCTGGATTATGAGAAATTTTTAGAGCATTTCCCCAACATTACCGAATACTGCCTTAAATCCGGCATTGACGTCAGAAAAGACATGATTCCGGTTGTTCCTGCGCAGCATTATATGTGCGGAGGGATTAAGGTTAATGAATGGGGCAAAACCAACATTAACTTCCTTTACGCAGTGGGAGAATGTTCCTGCACAGGTCTGCATGGTTCCAATCGCCTGGCTTCCAACTCATTGCTTGAAGCTGTTGTGTTCGGGCACAGGGCTTATGAAAGTACGGTTGACAGTTTTAATGATGCAGTCACGCCCGACAACATTCCGGAATGGGACGATACGGGCACCACGCATCCCGAAGAACAGGTTTTGGTGACTGAAATGACGCGGGAATTGAATAGCATTATGTCCAATTATGTTGGCATTGTGCGCACAAACCGTCGTATGAAACGGGCCTATGACCGCCTGGAACTGCTTCACGAAGAGCACGAACAGCTTTACCGGGAATCCAAAGTTTCCGTAGCCATTTGCGAGCTCCGGAACATGATTTCGGTTTCCTATCTGATCATTAAAATGGCAATGGCCCGACGCGAGAACATCGGGCTGCATTACAATTCAGATCATGTGAAATAA
- the nadA gene encoding quinolinate synthase NadA, which produces MTTIEEQVNRYGYVTEAVADDIDLIAEINRLKKEKNAVILAHYYVDAEIQDLADYIGDSLGLSQQAAATEADMIVFCGVHFMGETAKVLSPSKKVVIPDLNAGCSLADSAPADKFAAFKAQYPDHIVISYINCSAEIKALTDIVCTSSNALQIVNSLPPDQKIIFAPDANLGRYVAQKTGREMVLWDGACIVHIDISREKLKQLREEHPDALLIAHPECKEDILMQADFVSSTTGLLTFVKASPHQKFIVATEAGILHKMKQSVPDKKLIPAPGSDNNTCACSECPYMKMNTLEKVYNALLYEQPEIFVPEDIRLKAYKSVARMLELSRGI; this is translated from the coding sequence ATGACAACTATTGAAGAGCAGGTCAACCGTTACGGTTATGTTACCGAGGCTGTTGCTGATGATATTGATTTAATTGCTGAAATCAATCGATTGAAAAAAGAAAAGAATGCCGTGATCCTGGCGCACTATTATGTAGACGCTGAAATCCAGGATCTTGCAGACTATATCGGTGATAGTCTTGGCCTTTCGCAGCAAGCCGCGGCCACAGAAGCTGATATGATCGTATTCTGCGGTGTGCATTTCATGGGTGAAACGGCAAAGGTTTTAAGTCCGAGTAAAAAAGTTGTCATTCCCGATTTGAATGCAGGCTGCTCCCTGGCGGATTCTGCTCCGGCTGATAAGTTCGCTGCATTCAAGGCACAATATCCTGATCATATTGTGATCAGTTACATCAACTGTTCGGCTGAAATCAAAGCCTTGACGGACATTGTCTGCACCTCTTCAAACGCATTGCAGATTGTTAACAGTTTGCCGCCTGATCAGAAAATTATTTTTGCTCCCGACGCTAATCTGGGAAGATACGTGGCTCAAAAAACGGGGCGTGAAATGGTTCTTTGGGATGGCGCCTGCATCGTTCACATTGATATTTCAAGAGAAAAATTAAAACAACTCCGGGAGGAACATCCGGATGCATTGCTGATTGCGCATCCCGAATGCAAGGAAGACATATTAATGCAAGCCGATTTTGTGAGCTCAACTACCGGATTGCTGACTTTTGTAAAAGCATCGCCGCATCAGAAATTCATCGTTGCGACAGAAGCGGGAATTTTGCATAAAATGAAACAATCGGTTCCGGACAAGAAATTGATCCCGGCTCCCGGCTCAGACAATAACACCTGCGCCTGCTCCGAATGTCCTTATATGAAAATGAATACATTAGAGAAAGTGTACAATGCCCTTTTGTATGAACAACCGGAGATTTTTGTTCCGGAAGATATCCGGCTGAAAGCATACAAATCCGTTGCCCGGATGCTGGAATTAAGCAGAGGAATTTAG
- a CDS encoding inorganic phosphate transporter, translated as MFGLETDIFILLALSILAACAFEFVNGFHDTANAVATVIYTNSLKPNVAVIWSGFMNFCGVFLGGIAVAMGIVNLLPVELLIDQNVYHSAAMVFSLLISAIIWNLGTWYFGLPSSSSHTLIGSILGVGLAFTFMPENSEGAGVNWTKAQELFTSLLTSPIFGFALAIIIMFILRRMLSKPLREIVFSEPKKNQPPPLWIRAILITTCTLVSFFHGSNDGQKGVGLVMLILIGIVPAHFALDNSIDPAGMKADLAGIERAVSTIDSSRLSVSDRHHLFTIQSEIDTLNAQIQKPLVDHKLPLEDRMNARRSLLLISRNLKTILDNGHANLNTDDKAFLKMQSGSEGGIRRYTDYAPDWVILMISLSLGLGTMVGWKRIVVTIGEKIGKQHLTYAQGASAELVAASTIGVSSYLGLPVSTTHVLSSGIAGSMVASKGVKNLQGGTIRNIVIAWVLTLPVTMLLSGTLYVFFRWIL; from the coding sequence ATGTTTGGTCTTGAAACCGACATTTTTATCCTCCTCGCTCTCAGTATTTTAGCGGCTTGTGCATTCGAGTTTGTAAATGGTTTCCACGATACAGCCAACGCAGTTGCGACAGTTATTTATACCAATTCATTAAAACCCAATGTGGCCGTAATCTGGTCAGGTTTTATGAATTTTTGCGGTGTGTTCCTGGGTGGGATTGCCGTTGCGATGGGGATTGTCAACCTGCTTCCCGTTGAATTATTGATCGATCAGAATGTCTACCATAGCGCCGCTATGGTTTTTTCATTGCTGATCAGCGCCATTATCTGGAACCTTGGAACCTGGTATTTCGGACTTCCCAGTTCAAGCTCACATACATTGATCGGCTCCATTCTGGGTGTTGGTCTGGCATTTACATTCATGCCTGAAAATTCAGAAGGCGCGGGTGTGAACTGGACCAAAGCACAGGAGCTTTTCACTTCATTGCTTACATCGCCGATCTTCGGTTTTGCGCTGGCGATCATCATTATGTTCATTTTGCGCAGAATGCTTTCCAAGCCGCTTCGCGAAATTGTTTTTAGTGAACCAAAGAAAAATCAGCCGCCTCCGCTCTGGATACGTGCTATTTTGATCACAACCTGTACATTGGTAAGCTTTTTTCACGGATCAAATGACGGGCAAAAAGGCGTGGGCCTTGTCATGCTAATTCTGATCGGCATTGTTCCTGCACATTTTGCACTTGACAACAGCATTGATCCTGCCGGCATGAAGGCGGACCTGGCCGGCATTGAACGGGCGGTTAGCACCATTGATTCATCCAGACTCTCTGTTTCTGACCGTCACCATCTTTTCACCATCCAGTCGGAAATTGATACACTCAATGCGCAGATCCAGAAGCCGCTGGTAGATCACAAGCTGCCTTTGGAAGACCGGATGAATGCCCGTCGCTCATTGCTGCTGATCAGCCGTAACCTGAAAACGATTCTGGATAACGGCCATGCTAACCTGAATACGGACGATAAGGCATTCCTTAAAATGCAGTCGGGAAGTGAAGGCGGGATCAGAAGATATACAGATTATGCGCCGGATTGGGTGATCTTGATGATTTCACTTTCCCTGGGACTTGGCACCATGGTAGGCTGGAAACGGATTGTGGTTACCATCGGTGAAAAGATCGGTAAGCAACATTTAACCTACGCACAAGGGGCGTCTGCCGAACTAGTGGCAGCCAGCACCATCGGCGTTTCTTCATACTTAGGACTTCCCGTAAGCACCACGCACGTGCTTTCTTCCGGGATTGCAGGTTCCATGGTGGCGAGTAAGGGCGTTAAGAACTTGCAGGGCGGCACGATCCGGAATATCGTGATCGCGTGGGTGCTGACATTGCCTGTTACCATGCTGTTATCTGGAACACTTTACGTTTTCTTCCGCTGGATATTATAA
- the rlmN gene encoding 23S rRNA (adenine(2503)-C(2))-methyltransferase RlmN: protein MIEINKRQDIRKMDVEQLKSWLATHGEKGFRAKQVFEWIWKKSAHSFDEMTNLSLATRQLLNEHFLIHSLDIAKQQQSNDGTIKSAFKLFDGNLVEGVLIPAADRMTACVSSQVGCSLTCKFCATGYMDRKRNLEAGEIYDQVVAIARQAEGSFKAPLTNIVYMGMGEPLLNYANVLESIAHITSPEGLNMSPRRITVSTAGIAKMIKKLGDDEVKFRLALSLHAANDEKRNQIMPINESNSLDNLAEALNYFYKKTGNRITFEYIVFNNFNDTLQDAKELWEFTKRVPARVNIIEYNPIAEADFKNTEAARLDKFAAYLEDRGVSVHVRRSRGKDIDAACGQLANKEAA, encoded by the coding sequence ATGATTGAAATTAATAAGCGGCAGGATATCCGGAAAATGGACGTTGAACAGCTTAAAAGCTGGCTGGCCACGCATGGAGAGAAGGGTTTTCGTGCCAAACAGGTTTTTGAATGGATCTGGAAAAAATCGGCACATTCATTTGATGAAATGACCAATTTGTCGCTCGCAACACGCCAGTTGCTCAACGAGCACTTCCTGATCCACTCGCTCGACATCGCCAAGCAGCAGCAAAGCAATGACGGGACTATAAAATCTGCATTCAAACTGTTTGACGGCAACCTGGTTGAAGGCGTTCTGATTCCTGCAGCCGACCGCATGACGGCTTGCGTAAGCAGCCAGGTGGGTTGCTCATTAACCTGCAAGTTCTGCGCAACAGGTTATATGGACCGCAAACGCAACCTGGAAGCAGGAGAAATTTACGATCAGGTTGTAGCGATCGCAAGACAGGCGGAAGGAAGTTTCAAGGCACCATTGACCAACATCGTATACATGGGCATGGGCGAACCTTTGCTTAACTATGCCAATGTACTGGAATCTATCGCACACATTACTTCTCCCGAAGGCCTCAATATGTCGCCCCGGCGCATTACGGTTTCCACAGCTGGCATAGCCAAGATGATCAAAAAGCTTGGGGATGATGAGGTTAAGTTCAGACTTGCATTATCATTGCATGCTGCCAATGACGAGAAGAGAAATCAGATCATGCCTATCAATGAGTCCAATTCACTGGATAACCTGGCGGAGGCTTTGAACTACTTTTATAAGAAAACAGGTAACCGCATCACATTCGAATACATTGTTTTTAACAACTTCAATGACACTTTGCAGGACGCGAAGGAATTGTGGGAGTTTACAAAACGTGTTCCGGCGCGGGTGAACATTATAGAGTACAATCCGATTGCTGAGGCAGATTTTAAGAACACCGAAGCAGCCAGACTGGACAAATTTGCCGCATATCTCGAAGACAGGGGCGTTTCTGTGCATGTTCGCAGGAGTCGCGGCAAGGACATTGATGCAGCTTGCGGCCAGTTGGCCAATAAAGAAGCAGCATAA
- a CDS encoding CvpA family protein: MKLLDVLILLPLLWGALHGYRKGLLIEIIGIAGLVIAMVLGFKFLGLGMEILTPYFSDSVAKKILPYVGFSAIFFPTIFLLNQFGYSIRRSLRFSMLGTFDSLAGGMVGVLTWVFGISVFFWLVNAIGVKIPAHRTDDTYLYPIVVPVAPNLITKALTWMPSGTELIKEWKREYLDDEKEEVSQEDL, from the coding sequence ATGAAATTATTGGATGTTCTCATCCTCCTTCCCCTCCTTTGGGGGGCATTGCATGGTTATCGCAAAGGACTTTTAATTGAAATTATCGGCATTGCCGGACTTGTGATAGCCATGGTATTGGGTTTCAAATTTTTAGGGCTGGGAATGGAAATTCTCACACCTTATTTCAGTGATAGTGTGGCCAAGAAAATCCTTCCTTATGTTGGGTTTTCGGCCATTTTCTTTCCTACTATTTTTCTTTTAAACCAATTTGGCTATTCTATCCGCAGATCGCTCCGCTTTTCCATGCTGGGGACATTTGATAGCCTCGCGGGCGGCATGGTGGGCGTGCTGACCTGGGTTTTCGGGATCAGCGTTTTTTTCTGGCTTGTGAATGCGATTGGTGTAAAAATCCCTGCGCACAGGACGGACGATACTTATCTTTATCCAATTGTGGTGCCCGTTGCGCCAAACCTCATTACAAAAGCACTCACCTGGATGCCGTCTGGAACCGAGCTGATTAAAGAATGGAAGCGGGAATATCTGGATGATGAAAAGGAGGAAGTTTCGCAGGAGGATCTGTGA
- a CDS encoding GatB/YqeY domain-containing protein, translating to MSLKTQVESGIKDAMRAKDQDTLRALRAIKSLILLEETKGGATGELTADDELKLLTKAAKQRRESADIYKTQNRPDLLEKEEAELAIIEQFLPKQLTEDEVKAKLQDIIARVGASSPADMGKVMGVATKELAGQADGRVVSTLVKSLLA from the coding sequence ATGTCACTAAAAACGCAAGTTGAATCAGGCATTAAGGATGCCATGCGGGCGAAAGATCAGGATACATTGCGGGCTTTGCGCGCGATTAAGTCACTTATCCTTCTGGAAGAAACAAAAGGCGGCGCTACGGGTGAACTCACTGCTGATGACGAACTTAAACTGCTCACCAAGGCAGCAAAACAACGTCGCGAATCGGCCGATATTTACAAAACTCAAAACCGTCCTGACCTTCTGGAAAAGGAGGAAGCGGAGCTCGCGATTATCGAGCAATTCCTTCCGAAACAGCTTACAGAAGATGAGGTTAAGGCCAAATTGCAGGACATTATCGCCCGGGTAGGAGCGTCGTCACCTGCGGATATGGGTAAAGTGATGGGCGTGGCAACCAAAGAATTGGCTGGACAGGCAGACGGACGTGTGGTTTCTACTTTGGTAAAGAGCTTGTTAGCATGA
- a CDS encoding pyridoxine 5'-phosphate synthase, whose translation MTRLSVNINKIATLRNSRGGDNPNVLKVALDCERFGAQGITVHPRPDERHIRYQDVYDLKEVVTTEFNIEGNPSEKKFVELVLTNKPDQVTLVPDALHAITSNAGWDTVTNRSELTDLIQTFKSAGIRVSVFVDPDERMVEGAKICGADRVELYTEPYAAQYFENRQKAVLPFVLAAEKAREVGIGLNAGHDLSLDNLHFLKQSIPWMDEVSIGHALISDALYLGLENTIQMYLRELEL comes from the coding sequence ATGACACGTCTAAGCGTTAACATCAACAAGATAGCAACCCTGCGTAATTCACGCGGGGGCGATAATCCCAATGTGCTTAAAGTGGCGCTGGATTGTGAGCGGTTTGGGGCGCAAGGCATTACGGTCCATCCCCGCCCCGACGAACGTCATATCCGTTACCAGGATGTTTATGACCTGAAAGAAGTTGTGACTACGGAATTTAACATCGAGGGAAATCCTTCTGAAAAAAAATTCGTGGAGCTGGTGCTGACGAACAAACCAGACCAGGTAACATTGGTGCCGGACGCATTGCATGCCATCACTTCCAATGCAGGCTGGGATACGGTTACCAACAGAAGCGAGCTGACTGATCTGATCCAGACATTCAAATCCGCTGGAATCCGTGTTTCGGTTTTTGTAGATCCGGACGAAAGAATGGTCGAAGGCGCAAAAATCTGCGGCGCCGACCGTGTGGAGCTTTACACAGAGCCATATGCTGCACAATATTTCGAAAATCGCCAAAAAGCGGTGTTACCATTCGTTTTGGCTGCTGAAAAAGCGCGGGAGGTTGGAATAGGATTGAATGCTGGACATGACCTTAGCCTTGATAACCTTCACTTTTTGAAACAAAGCATTCCCTGGATGGATGAAGTTTCCATAGGGCACGCTTTGATTTCGGACGCGTTGTATTTGGGACTGGAAAATACGATCCAGATGTATTTAAGGGAGTTGGAGTTGTAG
- a CDS encoding Gfo/Idh/MocA family protein — MEQQNESGNNEIRRRDFLKAGALTAGTFMIVPRHVLGKGFIPPSDKLNIAAVGCGGKADVNIRLAYNNGAENIVALCDVDDRQSEKYRKQFPNAPYYKDYRKMFEKEAKNMDAVIVTTPDHMHFPIAMAAMELGKHVYVEKPLTKDIWEARNLTIAAKKYKVVTQMGNQGSSSDGTRQTEALVQSGIIGDVHKIEVWTDRPVWPQGVQSPKDKGESQPIPQGVDWDLWLGTAPKRDYHEAYMPFRWRGYWDFGTGALGDMGCHFIDVPFRALKLGYPTSVECSVGSVYADFFKQAFFDDVAPPSASIHMKFASKTPGKDINFSWYDGGMRPQLPEGCDYKTVFGSVDGGMLFTGTKGILSAEMFGNNPRLWPEKKFETVRPNIKPRALVPGGSEGHQQQFVQACKKGHGTYTSSAFEESGPLTEIVLMGNLAVRSYLHREPKADGKGGFNFPGRQKLIWDGANMKITNFDVANRFVKREYRTGW, encoded by the coding sequence ATGGAACAGCAAAATGAGTCCGGAAATAATGAGATCAGGCGCAGGGATTTCTTAAAAGCCGGCGCGCTGACGGCCGGGACTTTCATGATCGTTCCAAGACATGTTTTGGGTAAAGGTTTTATCCCGCCCAGCGATAAGCTGAACATTGCGGCAGTGGGCTGCGGTGGAAAAGCGGATGTTAATATCAGGCTGGCTTATAATAATGGTGCGGAAAACATTGTTGCGTTATGCGACGTCGATGACCGTCAGTCGGAGAAATACCGCAAGCAATTTCCGAATGCACCTTATTATAAGGATTACCGGAAAATGTTTGAAAAGGAAGCCAAAAACATGGATGCCGTGATCGTTACCACGCCCGATCACATGCATTTCCCGATTGCGATGGCCGCAATGGAGCTTGGAAAACATGTATATGTGGAAAAACCCCTGACCAAGGACATTTGGGAAGCGCGTAACCTCACCATTGCCGCAAAAAAATATAAAGTGGTAACCCAAATGGGCAACCAGGGAAGCAGCAGCGATGGGACCCGGCAAACAGAAGCATTGGTCCAGTCCGGCATTATCGGGGACGTGCATAAAATTGAAGTCTGGACAGACCGGCCCGTGTGGCCGCAAGGCGTGCAATCGCCCAAAGACAAAGGAGAATCACAACCCATTCCGCAAGGTGTGGACTGGGATCTCTGGCTGGGCACCGCTCCGAAACGCGATTACCACGAAGCCTATATGCCATTCAGATGGCGCGGTTACTGGGATTTTGGCACGGGCGCACTAGGCGATATGGGCTGCCATTTCATCGACGTGCCGTTCCGGGCATTGAAACTGGGCTACCCCACATCGGTGGAATGCAGCGTAGGATCCGTGTATGCCGACTTTTTTAAGCAGGCATTTTTCGATGACGTAGCCCCGCCATCGGCTTCCATCCACATGAAATTTGCCTCCAAAACGCCGGGTAAGGACATTAATTTCTCCTGGTACGACGGCGGAATGCGCCCGCAGCTGCCCGAAGGCTGTGATTACAAAACCGTTTTCGGAAGTGTTGACGGCGGCATGCTCTTCACCGGCACCAAGGGAATCCTGAGCGCAGAAATGTTCGGTAACAATCCGCGCTTATGGCCCGAAAAGAAATTTGAAACAGTAAGACCGAACATTAAACCCCGTGCATTAGTCCCGGGCGGCTCAGAAGGGCATCAGCAGCAATTTGTACAAGCTTGCAAAAAGGGCCACGGCACATACACAAGTTCCGCATTCGAAGAATCCGGACCATTAACCGAAATCGTCTTAATGGGAAACCTGGCCGTACGTTCCTACCTCCATCGCGAACCCAAAGCAGACGGAAAAGGCGGCTTCAACTTCCCAGGACGTCAAAAGCTCATTTGGGACGGTGCTAATATGAAGATAACGAATTTTGACGTGGCTAACCGCTTTGTGAAGAGGGAGTATCGGACGGGGTGGTAG
- a CDS encoding SCP2 sterol-binding domain-containing protein, translating to MSLQILTDRVKNILGTDSGLNATVKFKTEEGNVFIDSKSVPNTVSNDDLEADCTFEVSTKNALKLIDGDLNAMMAYMTGKLKIDGDMGVAMRIAETFGGR from the coding sequence ATGAGCCTACAAATTCTGACCGACCGTGTTAAAAATATCCTGGGAACCGACAGCGGCCTTAATGCAACCGTTAAGTTTAAAACCGAAGAAGGAAACGTATTTATAGACAGCAAATCAGTGCCTAACACGGTTTCCAATGATGACCTGGAAGCAGATTGCACATTTGAAGTTTCTACCAAGAATGCGCTCAAACTCATCGACGGCGACCTGAATGCCATGATGGCATATATGACAGGCAAGCTTAAAATCGACGGTGATATGGGCGTAGCGATGCGCATCGCCGAAACTTTCGGGGGACGTTAG
- a CDS encoding peptidylprolyl isomerase, with protein MALITKIREKSGIAVTVIAISLILFMVGGDLMGPNSMLGGGNDQTVGEIAGKEINIKDFQSRVDGFRQNYEAQSGRSLNENELASLRDQAWNQFVVDIAYKKEFEDLGLTVTDQELVEMVQGNHISPSILQAFSDPTTGKFDKNAVVNYLKNLKTLPVEQQKSWENFEKSLREERTRAKYENMLRLSTYIPKALAEKEYVAQNSKATLRYLYVPYFSVVDTTIKVTDKQLEDYLSAHRSEYKGTDTRSIEYVTFPIQPAKDDSAALYSEIKELARGLATAQNDSSFAAMNSDIPLPINMSLGTMSDQLKEAVKTFVPGGVYGPYREGNTYYIYKYGGTRVDTVASARASHILIRAENQSDSAKAAARTKAEGILAQIRAGANFEALAATTSADPQSAQRGGDLSYFQNNGQMVKPFEEAVFSATAPGLIPRLVESQFGFHIIKVTDPKSNTLYRIAAIGKTIAPSQATRDEAYRKADEFANTVKTKTDFDEAVKKNKALVVANANRIPESATNINAIQNGRDIVRWAFKDDSDINEVSPVFETEEQYIVAVLVGKSDAKDVKVADFRDELTTKVRNQIKAEQITAKLKGATGDLPAIAAKYGAGALVENATDISLATGFLTSAGFDPIALGKAFGLKPGQKSDVFTGENGVFIMELVSKTEAPKVADYTQYKTQLTQSLESRMSYLVNEAIRENAKIEDRRAKFF; from the coding sequence ATGGCTTTAATTACAAAAATCAGAGAAAAATCCGGGATCGCTGTGACGGTTATCGCGATCAGTTTAATTCTTTTTATGGTGGGGGGCGACTTAATGGGCCCAAATTCCATGCTTGGAGGGGGAAATGATCAGACTGTTGGTGAAATCGCCGGCAAAGAAATCAACATTAAAGACTTCCAGTCACGCGTGGACGGCTTTCGTCAGAATTACGAAGCACAGTCGGGACGCAGCCTGAACGAAAATGAGCTGGCGTCGCTGAGAGATCAGGCCTGGAACCAGTTCGTAGTCGACATTGCCTATAAAAAAGAATTTGAAGATCTTGGACTCACTGTTACCGACCAGGAATTGGTCGAAATGGTTCAGGGTAACCACATCAGCCCATCGATTCTACAAGCTTTTTCTGATCCTACCACTGGTAAATTTGATAAAAACGCCGTTGTTAACTATCTGAAAAATCTTAAAACACTCCCTGTTGAACAACAAAAATCCTGGGAGAATTTTGAGAAAAGCCTTCGTGAAGAGCGGACGCGTGCCAAATATGAAAACATGCTCAGACTTTCAACTTACATTCCGAAAGCACTGGCTGAAAAAGAATATGTGGCGCAAAACAGCAAAGCAACACTTCGTTACCTGTATGTGCCTTATTTCTCGGTTGTGGACACCACAATTAAAGTTACAGACAAGCAACTTGAAGATTATCTGAGCGCGCACCGCTCGGAATACAAAGGGACCGATACGCGTTCAATCGAATACGTTACTTTCCCGATCCAGCCTGCCAAAGACGACAGCGCTGCATTATACAGCGAAATTAAGGAACTTGCCCGCGGCCTGGCCACTGCGCAGAACGATTCATCTTTCGCAGCTATGAACTCAGACATTCCTTTGCCAATCAATATGTCATTGGGAACCATGTCCGATCAGTTGAAAGAAGCCGTAAAAACATTCGTTCCGGGTGGCGTTTATGGCCCTTACCGCGAAGGCAACACTTATTATATATACAAATACGGCGGGACGCGCGTGGATACGGTTGCTTCTGCAAGAGCCAGCCACATTCTGATCCGTGCTGAAAACCAGTCTGACTCTGCAAAAGCTGCGGCTCGTACCAAGGCGGAAGGCATTCTTGCCCAAATCCGTGCGGGTGCTAATTTTGAAGCATTGGCTGCAACAACCAGCGCTGACCCGCAATCTGCACAGCGTGGTGGTGACCTGAGCTATTTCCAGAATAATGGTCAAATGGTGAAGCCTTTCGAAGAAGCTGTATTCTCTGCAACTGCTCCGGGCCTGATCCCAAGATTGGTTGAGAGCCAGTTTGGTTTCCACATTATCAAGGTTACTGATCCAAAATCAAACACATTGTACCGCATTGCAGCCATCGGAAAAACGATTGCCCCAAGCCAGGCAACACGTGATGAGGCTTACAGAAAAGCGGATGAGTTTGCAAACACGGTTAAAACAAAAACTGACTTTGACGAAGCGGTTAAGAAAAACAAAGCATTGGTTGTAGCCAACGCAAACCGCATCCCTGAATCTGCAACGAACATTAACGCCATCCAAAACGGCCGTGATATCGTAAGATGGGCATTTAAAGATGATTCAGACATTAACGAGGTTTCTCCTGTTTTTGAAACTGAGGAACAATATATCGTAGCTGTGCTTGTTGGCAAGTCTGACGCGAAGGATGTAAAAGTTGCTGACTTCCGCGATGAGCTTACTACTAAGGTTCGTAACCAGATCAAAGCAGAACAAATCACTGCAAAGCTGAAAGGTGCAACAGGCGACCTTCCTGCTATCGCTGCCAAATACGGCGCAGGTGCATTGGTTGAAAACGCAACGGATATTTCACTTGCAACAGGATTTTTAACCAGCGCAGGATTTGATCCGATCGCATTGGGTAAAGCATTCGGCTTGAAGCCAGGTCAGAAATCAGATGTTTTCACGGGTGAGAATGGTGTTTTCATTATGGAACTGGTTAGCAAAACAGAGGCGCCTAAGGTTGCGGATTACACGCAATACAAAACGCAGCTGACGCAATCACTGGAAAGCCGCATGTCGTATCTTGTAAACGAAGCGATCCGCGAGAACGCTAAAATCGAAGATCGCCGCGCGAAATTCTTTTGA